One Nocardia iowensis DNA window includes the following coding sequences:
- a CDS encoding MaoC family dehydratase: protein MSEPTLFTMASLRHAAGTDLGVSGWIEVGQDRITAFAEATEDRQWIHVDPQRAADGPFGATVAHGYLTLSLIPAITRQLFEISDAGARINYGLNRVRFPSPVPAGSRLRGRAAIVSVEEVPGGLQVVLAATIEREGSDKPACIAEVIVRAMA, encoded by the coding sequence ATGAGTGAGCCCACCCTCTTCACCATGGCGTCGCTGCGGCACGCGGCGGGCACCGACCTCGGCGTGAGCGGTTGGATCGAGGTCGGCCAGGACCGCATCACCGCGTTCGCCGAAGCCACCGAGGACCGCCAGTGGATCCACGTCGACCCGCAGCGGGCGGCGGATGGACCGTTCGGCGCCACCGTCGCGCACGGTTATCTGACCCTGTCGCTGATTCCGGCGATCACGCGGCAGTTGTTCGAGATCAGCGATGCCGGTGCACGGATCAACTACGGCCTCAACAGAGTTCGGTTTCCGTCTCCGGTACCAGCCGGCTCCCGCCTTCGCGGCCGGGCCGCGATCGTCAGCGTCGAGGAGGTACCAGGGGGCCTCCAGGTGGTGCTCGCGGCGACGATCGAACGCGAAGGCTCGGACAAACCCGCCTGCATCGCCGAAGTGATCGTCCGAGCCATGGCGTAG
- a CDS encoding alcohol dehydrogenase catalytic domain-containing protein, with protein sequence MRVVQAVEFGGPEVLTVREVPEPVAGADEVVVQVAAADVMFLDTRLRSGWGGDFFELRTPYVPGGAVAGVVVAVGADVDRSWVGKRVATATAASRIGGGQPIGGYAEQALAKAATLTVVPEGLSLLQAVALTHDGKPRWRCSTAPR encoded by the coding sequence ATGCGGGTTGTGCAAGCGGTGGAATTCGGTGGGCCGGAAGTACTTACGGTGCGTGAGGTGCCGGAGCCGGTGGCCGGGGCGGATGAGGTGGTGGTGCAGGTGGCGGCCGCCGACGTGATGTTCTTGGACACCCGGTTGCGCAGCGGTTGGGGTGGCGACTTCTTCGAATTGCGGACGCCCTACGTCCCGGGCGGCGCGGTCGCCGGGGTAGTCGTAGCGGTGGGCGCCGATGTCGATCGGTCCTGGGTGGGTAAGCGCGTCGCCACGGCGACCGCCGCCAGCAGGATCGGCGGCGGTCAACCGATCGGCGGATACGCCGAGCAGGCGCTCGCCAAGGCCGCGACGCTGACCGTCGTGCCCGAGGGGCTGAGCCTGTTGCAGGCTGTCGCGCTCACCCACGACGGAAAACCGCGCTGGCGGTGTTCGACCGCGCCGCGATAA
- a CDS encoding nitroreductase family deazaflavin-dependent oxidoreductase translates to MANMFANVLKAHQWVYEKSGGLVGHRLLFGNPTLLLRTVGRKTGQPRTSALTYGKDGADYLVTASNGGSPRPPGWLANLKALPECEIQIGRRKVRVVARPTYPDDPEYARRFAIVDKVSRGRYSSYQKLTKRPIAVVVLSPIG, encoded by the coding sequence ATGGCCAATATGTTCGCGAATGTGCTGAAGGCGCATCAGTGGGTGTACGAGAAGAGTGGCGGGTTGGTGGGGCATCGGCTGCTGTTCGGGAATCCGACGTTGCTGCTGCGGACGGTGGGGCGCAAGACAGGGCAGCCGCGGACGTCGGCGCTGACTTACGGCAAGGATGGGGCGGACTACTTGGTGACGGCGTCCAATGGGGGTTCGCCGCGGCCGCCGGGCTGGCTGGCGAATCTGAAGGCGCTGCCGGAGTGTGAGATTCAGATCGGGCGGCGCAAGGTGCGGGTGGTTGCGCGGCCTACCTATCCGGACGATCCGGAGTATGCGCGCCGGTTCGCGATTGTCGACAAGGTGAGCAGGGGTCGCTACAGCAGTTATCAGAAGCTGACCAAGCGACCCATCGCCGTGGTGGTGCTGTCGCCGATCGGCTGA
- a CDS encoding glucose 1-dehydrogenase has protein sequence MGRLTGKVALISGGARGMGAAHAKAMVAEDARVVLGDVLDDEGAAVAKELGDAAAYVHLDVREPAQWHGAVAETVQRFGSLNVLVNNAGIANGNLLVDFDLTEWQRIIDINLTGTFLGMQTATPAMIEAGGGSMINISSVEGMRGSPGLHGYVATKFAVRGLTKSTALELAQYKIRVNSVHPGLITTPMTENIPADFLQIPMGRAADPSEVSALITFLASDESSYSTGAEFVIDGGLTVGIPHKAFDDWPQSP, from the coding sequence ATGGGGCGGTTGACCGGCAAGGTGGCGTTGATCAGCGGCGGGGCCCGCGGCATGGGCGCGGCACACGCGAAGGCCATGGTGGCCGAGGACGCCCGCGTTGTCCTCGGTGACGTGCTCGACGACGAAGGCGCCGCCGTGGCCAAGGAATTGGGCGACGCGGCTGCCTATGTACACCTCGATGTGCGTGAACCGGCGCAGTGGCATGGCGCCGTCGCCGAGACGGTGCAACGGTTCGGATCGCTGAACGTGCTGGTGAACAACGCGGGCATCGCCAACGGCAACCTGCTCGTCGATTTCGACCTGACCGAGTGGCAGCGGATCATCGACATCAACCTCACCGGAACTTTTCTCGGTATGCAGACCGCCACACCTGCCATGATCGAGGCGGGCGGCGGCTCGATGATCAATATTTCGTCTGTCGAAGGCATGCGCGGCAGCCCGGGCCTGCACGGCTATGTCGCGACCAAATTCGCCGTCCGCGGCCTCACCAAATCCACAGCGCTCGAGTTGGCGCAGTACAAGATTCGGGTGAATTCGGTGCACCCCGGCCTGATCACCACCCCGATGACCGAGAACATTCCCGCGGACTTCCTGCAGATCCCGATGGGCCGGGCCGCCGACCCGTCCGAGGTTTCCGCGCTGATCACCTTTCTGGCCAGCGACGAATCCTCGTACTCGACCGGCGCCGAGTTCGTCATCGATGGCGGGCTCACCGTCGGCATCCCGCACAAGGCGTTCGACGACTGGCCTCAGTCGCCGTAG
- a CDS encoding alpha/beta fold hydrolase, producing the protein MTNPRSAAALRRFARRVPDIAEVPGGRLIDLPGRGRTYVVDIPGPEGAPALVLLHGTACTAYLNWFPSLAALAERYRVILFDQRWHGRGIRSERFSVDDCADDVVAVLDVLGLDKAVCVGFSLGGVVSLAAAHRHPDRVSGLVLCATPYRFQEKWRERAFHQAFGAFAAAVGPYSFRRIEEFAGRLPELPDIAWAPGGLDRWALTELRSTSGWAITQVIGEVGRFDATDWLSSLNMPTAVVITTRDRAIPVYRQLEMATAIPGATIHLVKGGHAACVLEADQFVPVLVEACGAVAARL; encoded by the coding sequence ATGACGAACCCACGATCCGCCGCGGCGCTGCGCCGGTTCGCCAGGCGGGTACCGGATATCGCCGAGGTGCCGGGCGGCCGACTGATCGACCTGCCGGGGCGGGGGCGCACGTACGTGGTCGACATCCCGGGACCGGAGGGCGCGCCCGCGCTGGTGTTGTTGCACGGCACCGCGTGTACCGCGTACCTGAACTGGTTTCCGTCGCTGGCGGCGCTGGCCGAGCGGTACCGGGTGATCCTGTTCGATCAGCGCTGGCATGGCCGGGGGATCCGCTCCGAGCGTTTCTCGGTGGACGACTGCGCCGACGATGTCGTCGCCGTGCTCGACGTGCTCGGTCTGGATAAGGCCGTATGCGTGGGGTTCTCGCTGGGTGGCGTGGTGAGTCTGGCCGCGGCACACCGGCATCCGGATCGGGTGAGCGGACTTGTGCTGTGTGCCACGCCGTACCGGTTCCAGGAGAAGTGGCGCGAGCGCGCCTTTCATCAGGCGTTCGGTGCGTTCGCGGCGGCGGTCGGGCCGTATTCCTTCCGGCGCATCGAGGAATTCGCCGGGCGGCTACCGGAACTGCCCGATATCGCCTGGGCGCCGGGCGGATTGGATCGATGGGCGCTCACCGAACTTCGCAGTACCAGCGGCTGGGCGATCACCCAGGTGATCGGCGAGGTCGGCCGATTCGATGCGACCGACTGGTTGTCGAGCCTGAATATGCCGACCGCCGTGGTCATTACGACTCGCGACCGGGCCATTCCGGTCTATCGACAGCTGGAGATGGCGACCGCGATCCCTGGGGCAACCATTCACCTGGTCAAGGGCGGGCACGCGGCCTGCGTGCTGGAGGCCGATCAATTCGTTCCCGTGCTGGTCGAGGCGTGCGGGGCGGTCGCCGCGAGGTTGTGA
- a CDS encoding PDR/VanB family oxidoreductase: MTVRPIPEQLPADLFGKRAQDRAVRVLDAVASARLRWTTLVNRRDLSTRIDDRRLALVVTERRIEAHDQDVVSLRLEAADGRVLPPWRPGAHLDLELPSGRLRQYSLCGDPADIRAYRVAVRRIPDGGGGSVEVHDGLPIGAPLTVRGPRNAFPFAVPGHGSPAARLHFIAGGIGITPILPMARLAQRLGIDWSMVYTGRNRETIPFLDEIAGFGDRVTIRTDDEHGLPDAAALLPGVAADTAVYCCGPVPMTSAVAAVVREMPGVELHSERFSPPPIVNGVPFEIEFASTGEVIEVAADRSALDTILQSRPDRPYSCRQGFCRTCKVRVLTGEPEHRETVLTAAEHEAGEMLVCVSRSPGGRLVLDL, translated from the coding sequence GTGACCGTGCGGCCGATACCGGAGCAGCTGCCCGCGGATCTATTCGGTAAGCGGGCGCAGGACCGGGCGGTGCGGGTGCTCGACGCGGTCGCGTCGGCGCGGCTGCGCTGGACAACACTGGTCAATCGGCGCGATCTGTCGACCAGGATCGACGACCGCCGACTTGCCCTCGTGGTGACCGAGCGGCGGATCGAGGCGCACGACCAGGACGTGGTGAGCCTGCGGCTGGAAGCCGCGGACGGGCGGGTACTGCCGCCGTGGCGGCCGGGCGCCCATCTGGACCTCGAACTGCCCTCGGGGCGGCTGCGGCAGTACTCGCTGTGCGGCGATCCGGCCGACATTCGCGCGTATCGCGTTGCCGTGCGCCGCATTCCGGACGGCGGCGGTGGGTCGGTGGAGGTGCACGACGGCCTGCCGATCGGTGCGCCGCTGACCGTGCGCGGGCCGCGCAACGCCTTCCCGTTCGCCGTACCCGGTCACGGATCACCCGCCGCCCGTTTGCATTTCATCGCGGGCGGCATCGGGATCACGCCGATCCTGCCGATGGCACGGCTGGCGCAGCGGCTCGGTATCGACTGGTCGATGGTGTACACCGGCCGCAACCGCGAAACCATCCCGTTCCTCGATGAGATCGCCGGGTTCGGTGACCGGGTCACGATCCGCACCGACGACGAGCACGGCCTGCCCGACGCCGCCGCGCTGCTGCCAGGGGTCGCCGCCGACACCGCGGTCTACTGCTGCGGCCCGGTGCCGATGACCAGCGCCGTTGCCGCCGTAGTGCGCGAAATGCCCGGTGTGGAATTGCATTCCGAGCGGTTCTCGCCGCCGCCGATCGTGAACGGCGTGCCCTTCGAGATCGAATTCGCCTCCACCGGCGAGGTGATCGAGGTGGCCGCGGATCGCTCGGCGCTCGACACCATCCTCCAGTCCCGGCCGGATCGCCCTTACTCGTGCAGGCAGGGCTTCTGCCGCACTTGCAAGGTGCGGGTGCTGACCGGCGAGCCGGAGCATCGCGAAACCGTGCTCACCGCCGCCGAACACGAGGCGGGCGAAATGCTGGTCTGCGTATCCCGTTCGCCCGGTGGGCGACTGGTGCTCGATCTGTAA
- a CDS encoding SDR family oxidoreductase gives MTTIEPPELVAAERTVRSGEFALAVYEYGDPTAETVLLVHGWPDTNHLWDAVVPLLARRFHVVTYDTRGHGRSTRTRRTEDFRLDQLAGDFFAVADAVSPDRPVHVLAHDWGSVQVWEAVCEPQATARIASFTSVSGPNLDHIANWMRDRLSRPTPRNIWQPFSQALSSAYTFFFMTPGLPRAVFGLLGTERRWQRVVSIMNETPPANVTLGPTFRSDLVDGLLIYRANIVQRLLSPRERHTEVPVQLIVARRDVAVRPAGYDDERKWVRRLWRRDVPAGHWMPFSHPELLATATTELIDTINGAAVPRGLRRAEVGRSAKPFEDQLVVITGGGSGIGRETALALARRGAEIVLSDINLVAAKETVELIAAEGGVAHAYQLDVSDAAAVTVHAEAVLKTHGVPDILINNAGVGQAGGFFDTSAAEFDRVMRINLGGVVNGCRAFGSAMAERGLGGHIVNLSSMAAYSPQQGFSAYSTSKSAVFMFSDCLRAELAGRGISVHTICPGIVHTNIVANTTFSGVSAEEEKRKQERYDNLYRMRRYGPEKVAEQIVRAVEKDRSIVPVTPEARLQYHVSRLAPAIGRFVAARVKLT, from the coding sequence ATGACGACCATCGAACCACCGGAGCTGGTGGCCGCCGAGCGGACGGTACGCAGCGGCGAATTCGCGCTCGCCGTCTATGAATACGGGGACCCGACCGCGGAAACCGTGCTGCTGGTGCACGGCTGGCCGGACACCAATCATCTCTGGGACGCGGTGGTGCCGTTGCTGGCGCGGCGCTTCCACGTCGTCACCTACGACACCCGCGGGCACGGGCGATCCACCCGGACCCGGCGCACCGAGGACTTCCGGCTGGACCAGTTGGCCGGAGACTTCTTCGCCGTCGCCGACGCGGTCAGTCCCGACCGGCCGGTGCACGTGCTCGCGCACGACTGGGGTTCGGTGCAGGTGTGGGAGGCGGTGTGTGAGCCGCAGGCGACCGCTCGGATCGCGTCGTTCACCTCGGTGTCCGGACCGAATCTCGACCACATCGCGAACTGGATGCGCGACCGGCTTTCCCGGCCGACGCCGCGCAATATCTGGCAGCCGTTCAGCCAGGCATTGTCCTCGGCCTACACCTTCTTCTTCATGACGCCGGGCCTGCCGCGGGCCGTTTTCGGCCTGCTCGGCACCGAGCGGCGGTGGCAGCGGGTCGTCTCGATCATGAACGAGACGCCGCCCGCGAATGTGACCCTGGGCCCGACGTTCCGCAGCGACCTGGTCGACGGCCTGCTGATCTACCGGGCAAACATCGTGCAGCGCTTGCTTTCGCCGCGGGAGCGGCACACCGAGGTGCCGGTGCAGCTGATCGTCGCGCGTCGCGACGTCGCGGTCCGGCCCGCCGGATACGACGACGAACGCAAGTGGGTGCGGCGGCTGTGGCGCCGTGATGTACCAGCCGGGCACTGGATGCCGTTCTCCCACCCCGAATTGCTGGCCACCGCGACCACCGAGCTGATCGACACGATCAATGGTGCCGCGGTCCCGCGCGGGCTACGGCGTGCCGAAGTCGGCCGCAGCGCAAAGCCGTTCGAGGATCAGCTGGTGGTGATTACCGGCGGCGGCAGCGGTATCGGTCGCGAAACGGCGTTGGCGCTGGCCCGGCGCGGTGCCGAAATCGTGCTGTCGGACATCAATCTCGTCGCGGCGAAAGAGACCGTAGAGCTGATCGCCGCCGAAGGCGGTGTGGCGCATGCCTACCAGCTCGATGTCTCCGACGCGGCCGCGGTGACCGTCCATGCCGAGGCCGTACTGAAAACCCATGGTGTGCCGGACATCCTGATCAACAACGCCGGTGTCGGCCAGGCCGGCGGGTTCTTCGACACCTCGGCCGCGGAGTTCGATCGGGTCATGCGGATCAATCTCGGCGGCGTGGTGAACGGCTGCCGGGCGTTCGGATCCGCCATGGCCGAGCGCGGTTTGGGCGGGCACATCGTGAACCTGTCCAGCATGGCGGCCTACAGTCCGCAGCAGGGCTTCAGCGCGTACTCCACCAGCAAGTCGGCGGTGTTCATGTTCTCCGACTGCCTGCGCGCGGAACTCGCCGGTCGCGGTATTTCGGTGCACACCATCTGCCCGGGCATCGTGCACACCAATATCGTTGCGAACACCACCTTCTCGGGTGTCAGCGCCGAAGAGGAGAAGCGCAAGCAGGAGCGCTACGACAACCTCTACCGGATGCGGCGCTACGGGCCGGAGAAGGTGGCCGAGCAGATCGTGCGTGCCGTCGAAAAGGACCGGAGCATCGTGCCGGTGACGCCGGAAGCCCGATTGCAGTACCACGTCAGCAGGCTCGCGCCCGCCATCGGCCGATTCGTCGCGGCCCGAGTGAAGCTCACCTAG
- a CDS encoding zinc-binding dehydrogenase translates to MFDRAAIKPGEWVLITAAGGGLGTLLIQLARTAGAHVIAAARGRTKLELAERLGAEVVVDYSVPGWSDTARAATGGAGVAVVLDGAGGALGEAAFDAIADNGRFLGYGAAAGEFAAPDREVAASRGIAVDGLFDVTDGNTDWMGLAERAVAEAAAGRLEVVIGQTFSLDEAERAHAAIESRTALGRTLLTVDSAV, encoded by the coding sequence GTGTTCGACCGCGCCGCGATAAAGCCGGGGGAGTGGGTGCTGATCACCGCCGCGGGCGGCGGGTTGGGCACCTTGCTGATCCAACTCGCCCGCACGGCGGGCGCCCACGTGATCGCCGCGGCGCGTGGACGGACCAAACTGGAGTTGGCCGAGCGGCTCGGTGCCGAGGTCGTCGTCGACTACTCCGTGCCCGGCTGGTCGGACACGGCCCGGGCGGCGACCGGCGGCGCGGGCGTGGCCGTGGTGCTGGACGGCGCGGGCGGTGCGCTGGGCGAAGCGGCCTTCGACGCCATCGCCGACAACGGCCGATTCCTCGGATATGGGGCCGCCGCAGGTGAATTCGCTGCGCCGGACCGCGAGGTGGCCGCGTCCCGTGGCATCGCGGTGGACGGTCTGTTCGACGTCACCGACGGCAACACCGACTGGATGGGGCTGGCCGAACGTGCCGTCGCCGAGGCCGCGGCGGGGCGGCTGGAAGTGGTGATCGGCCAAACCTTTTCACTCGACGAGGCCGAACGCGCCCACGCCGCCATCGAGTCCAGGACCGCGCTGGGGCGCACCCTGCTGACCGTGGATTCTGCTGTCTGA
- a CDS encoding peptidase M61, whose translation MSLSKIRIFGAVGVVVLILLAGSLYFGLRKSDEAPANQKAISVAVDVTNLPQRVIQVKQTIPVQPGEVDLLFPQWLPGNHSPSGPIDKIAGITFTSAWNKLEWKRDPLNVYAFKVTVPDGVESIDASFQYFTPTDSTQGRVVMTPNMLNLQWNAVVLYPAGAPVSEIPFIPSVTYPPGFEAGTALEVAGKDGDTVNYKQVPLDILVDSPVYAGRYHREFDLAPGAKTPVRLQAFADAPEQLEAKPEHIELHKALVQQAVKLFDSQHYDHYDFLLSLSNQLSSNGLEHQRSSENGQPTDYFTGWDPAVGSADLLGHEFTHSWNGKFRRPADLWTPNYNVPMQDSLLWVYEGQTQYWGNVLTGRSGLRPAEVSRDALASVVAAYTENRPGLTWRNLQDTTNDPIIAQRRTKPYLSWQLSEDYYRGGQLVWLGVDARIRELSGNTKSLDDFARAFFGVDESKWMSQNTYDFDDVVSTLNGVVSDDWAKYLRDRLDGKEPFAASVEKTGWKLVFDNNPGALLTAQMKKAEGAVNYTYSIGLNVSGEGKVTDVRWDGPAFKAKVGTGMTVVSVNDAPYSQATMEAAIEAAKTDPAPIRLQVKDFDQTRTVELDYHDGLRYPHLQRIDGTPDYLTQILAARN comes from the coding sequence GTGTCGTTGTCTAAGATCCGTATATTTGGCGCTGTTGGCGTCGTCGTTCTCATTCTCCTGGCAGGCTCGCTTTACTTCGGCTTGCGCAAGTCTGATGAAGCTCCGGCGAATCAGAAAGCGATCTCGGTGGCGGTCGACGTGACCAATCTGCCGCAACGCGTGATTCAGGTGAAACAGACGATCCCCGTTCAGCCGGGCGAGGTAGATTTACTTTTTCCGCAGTGGCTGCCCGGCAACCACTCTCCGTCCGGTCCGATCGACAAGATCGCGGGCATCACCTTCACCAGCGCCTGGAACAAGCTGGAGTGGAAGCGTGATCCGCTGAACGTGTATGCGTTCAAGGTTACTGTGCCCGACGGCGTGGAATCAATTGACGCGAGCTTCCAGTACTTCACCCCCACCGATTCCACTCAAGGGCGCGTGGTGATGACGCCGAATATGCTGAATTTGCAGTGGAATGCCGTGGTCCTCTATCCAGCTGGTGCTCCCGTCAGTGAGATTCCCTTCATTCCGAGCGTTACCTACCCGCCAGGATTCGAGGCCGGAACCGCGCTGGAGGTCGCTGGCAAGGACGGCGACACCGTGAATTACAAGCAGGTTCCGTTGGACATCCTCGTCGACTCGCCCGTGTATGCGGGGCGCTATCACAGGGAGTTCGACCTGGCTCCTGGCGCGAAAACCCCTGTGCGGCTGCAAGCATTCGCAGACGCACCGGAGCAGCTCGAAGCCAAGCCCGAGCACATTGAGCTGCACAAGGCTCTGGTGCAACAGGCTGTGAAACTGTTTGACTCACAACACTATGACCACTACGACTTCCTGCTGTCGTTGTCGAATCAGCTCAGCTCCAACGGATTGGAACACCAACGATCCAGCGAGAACGGCCAACCCACGGACTATTTCACCGGGTGGGACCCCGCGGTTGGCAGCGCCGATCTGCTCGGGCACGAGTTCACCCATTCCTGGAACGGCAAGTTTCGACGTCCGGCAGACCTGTGGACACCCAACTACAACGTCCCGATGCAAGACAGCTTGTTGTGGGTCTACGAGGGACAGACGCAGTATTGGGGCAACGTGCTCACCGGCCGGTCCGGCTTGCGACCTGCGGAAGTCTCTCGTGATGCGTTGGCTTCGGTAGTCGCCGCATACACCGAAAACCGGCCCGGACTCACCTGGCGCAATCTGCAGGACACCACCAACGATCCCATCATCGCTCAGCGGCGTACGAAGCCGTATCTGTCGTGGCAGCTCAGCGAGGATTACTACCGGGGCGGGCAACTGGTGTGGCTGGGGGTGGACGCGCGTATCCGCGAACTGTCGGGGAACACAAAGTCACTCGATGATTTCGCTCGTGCGTTCTTCGGTGTCGACGAGAGTAAGTGGATGTCACAGAACACCTACGACTTCGACGACGTCGTCTCGACGCTGAATGGCGTGGTCTCCGACGATTGGGCGAAGTACCTGCGCGATCGCCTCGACGGAAAGGAACCGTTCGCCGCAAGTGTCGAGAAGACGGGGTGGAAGTTGGTCTTCGACAACAACCCGGGTGCCCTCCTCACGGCTCAGATGAAAAAGGCTGAGGGCGCCGTCAATTACACCTACTCCATCGGTCTCAACGTGTCCGGTGAAGGCAAGGTCACCGACGTGCGATGGGACGGGCCCGCATTCAAGGCCAAAGTCGGCACCGGGATGACGGTGGTTTCGGTCAACGACGCCCCCTATTCCCAAGCCACGATGGAAGCCGCAATCGAGGCGGCCAAGACAGACCCGGCACCGATCCGATTGCAGGTGAAAGACTTCGATCAGACGCGGACCGTTGAACTGGACTATCACGACGGCCTCCGCTACCCGCATCTGCAACGCATCGACGGCACCCCGGACTACCTCACCCAAATCCTGGCCGCGCGGAACTAG
- a CDS encoding metal-dependent hydrolase produces the protein MKLLRSGRRRPDTDPGEVALHARNVQFQWADTPLHWMPAEPIASHLINSLNLLLPEGERMFCAAYTEALPFVKDDKLREAMLGFIGQESMHAETHDKVLNEVLAAHGIDPEPYVRQAEYLFRKTLGPKQAGGVAQRQVMVERLAFIACLEHFFAYLGDWVLNAELEKFGADPRMADLFRWHGAEEVEHRHVAHDVAVYFGAGYVRRAAIMTLVFPIFITLVVRGTKFMVHQDPALPDLGYPRLIKRVLGAMWRGALPGVPSLLWSALSTFKPGYDPETVGSTAQAVAYLAKSPAAQAVAS, from the coding sequence ATGAAGCTACTTCGTAGCGGTAGACGGCGGCCGGACACCGATCCGGGTGAGGTCGCGCTACACGCCCGCAATGTGCAATTCCAGTGGGCGGACACGCCGCTGCACTGGATGCCGGCGGAGCCGATCGCCTCGCACCTGATCAACTCACTGAATCTGCTGCTGCCCGAGGGCGAGCGCATGTTCTGCGCGGCCTACACCGAGGCGTTGCCGTTCGTGAAGGACGACAAGCTGCGCGAGGCCATGCTCGGGTTCATCGGCCAGGAGTCCATGCACGCCGAGACGCACGACAAGGTGCTGAACGAGGTGCTCGCCGCGCACGGTATCGACCCGGAACCCTATGTGCGGCAGGCCGAATACCTGTTCCGCAAGACGCTGGGACCCAAGCAGGCCGGCGGCGTGGCGCAGCGCCAGGTGATGGTGGAGCGGCTGGCGTTCATCGCCTGCCTAGAGCACTTCTTCGCCTACCTCGGCGACTGGGTGCTCAACGCCGAGCTGGAGAAGTTCGGCGCCGACCCGCGGATGGCGGATCTGTTCCGCTGGCACGGTGCGGAGGAGGTCGAGCACCGGCACGTCGCGCACGATGTGGCGGTCTATTTCGGGGCGGGCTATGTGCGGCGCGCGGCGATCATGACGCTGGTATTCCCGATCTTCATCACGCTGGTGGTGCGCGGCACCAAATTCATGGTCCACCAAGACCCCGCGCTGCCCGATCTCGGCTATCCACGGCTGATCAAGCGGGTCTTGGGCGCGATGTGGCGCGGGGCGCTGCCCGGCGTGCCGTCGTTGCTGTGGAGTGCGCTGTCGACCTTCAAACCCGGCTACGATCCGGAAACGGTCGGTTCCACCGCGCAGGCGGTGGCATACCTCGCGAAATCACCTGCCGCGCAAGCGGTCGCGTCGTGA
- a CDS encoding WS/DGAT/MGAT family O-acyltransferase — MERLTGLDASFLYLETGTQHLHVCALLILDPSSGDYSFENFKAELGRRLPLIPQMRRRVYEVPFNLDHPVWVEDQNFDLDYHIRRIGIAAPAGRRELAELVGDIASRPMDRDRPLWEMSVVEGLDDGMVAVICKYHHAAVDGITGTNMMMHLCDLEPHAEKTPPAEEWQPEPSPNDWELLAKAVIKFPTKAGIVGMVPKTLGMVAGFAQRRRKDKAGMALPFSAPRTPFNLAITPHRAVAFTEAELGAVKEIKSAFGVKINDVVLTVVAGVLRAYLAKHDELPDRSLVASVPVSVHESSRHTAGINKVSTLFARLGTDIADPVQRLLQVAEDNRGAKEEHDLIGADFLQDWSKYAPPNTFQLAARVYSSLKLAERHPVVHNLVVSNVPGPPMPLYFLGVRVTGMYPFGPVFHGAGLTVTVLSNNDDLDFGFIACKELVPDVAELADAVPGVVDELLTAARKLG; from the coding sequence ATGGAGCGACTAACCGGATTGGATGCCAGCTTTCTCTACTTGGAAACCGGGACCCAGCACCTGCACGTATGTGCGCTGCTGATCTTGGATCCCAGCTCGGGGGACTATTCGTTCGAGAATTTCAAGGCCGAGCTCGGCAGGCGACTACCGCTGATCCCGCAGATGCGCAGGCGCGTCTACGAGGTGCCGTTCAACCTGGATCACCCGGTGTGGGTCGAGGACCAGAACTTCGACCTGGACTATCACATTCGGCGCATCGGCATCGCCGCCCCCGCGGGCCGCCGCGAGCTCGCCGAACTGGTCGGCGACATCGCCAGCCGCCCGATGGACCGCGACCGCCCGCTCTGGGAGATGTCCGTGGTGGAGGGCCTCGACGACGGCATGGTCGCGGTGATCTGCAAATACCATCACGCCGCGGTGGACGGCATCACCGGCACGAACATGATGATGCATCTGTGCGACCTGGAACCGCACGCGGAGAAGACACCGCCCGCCGAGGAATGGCAGCCGGAACCTAGCCCCAACGACTGGGAACTGCTGGCCAAGGCGGTGATCAAGTTCCCGACCAAGGCGGGCATTGTCGGTATGGTGCCGAAAACGCTCGGCATGGTGGCCGGTTTCGCGCAGCGCCGCCGAAAGGACAAGGCGGGCATGGCATTGCCGTTCTCCGCGCCGCGGACCCCGTTCAACCTGGCCATCACCCCGCATCGCGCGGTCGCGTTCACCGAGGCGGAACTGGGCGCCGTCAAGGAGATCAAGTCCGCGTTCGGGGTGAAGATCAACGATGTCGTGCTGACCGTCGTCGCCGGAGTGCTGCGCGCCTATCTAGCGAAGCACGACGAGCTGCCCGACCGCTCGCTCGTCGCGTCGGTGCCGGTCTCCGTGCACGAATCGTCGCGGCACACCGCGGGTATCAACAAGGTGTCCACGCTGTTCGCCCGGCTCGGCACCGACATCGCGGACCCGGTACAACGCCTGCTACAGGTGGCCGAGGACAACCGGGGGGCCAAAGAGGAACACGACCTCATCGGCGCCGACTTCCTGCAGGACTGGTCGAAGTACGCCCCACCGAACACCTTTCAGCTCGCGGCGCGGGTGTACTCGTCGCTGAAGCTGGCCGAGCGGCATCCAGTGGTGCACAACCTGGTGGTCTCGAATGTGCCGGGGCCGCCGATGCCGCTCTACTTCCTCGGGGTGCGGGTGACCGGGATGTATCCGTTCGGCCCGGTCTTTCACGGCGCGGGGCTCACCGTGACCGTGTTGTCCAACAACGACGACCTGGACTTCGGCTTCATCGCCTGCAAGGAGCTGGTGCCCGACGTCGCCGAACTCGCCGACGCGGTCCCGGGCGTAGTCGACGAATTGCTGACCGCAGCAAGAAAATTGGGCTGA